A portion of the Streptomyces sp. NBC_00376 genome contains these proteins:
- a CDS encoding NAD(P)/FAD-dependent oxidoreductase, translated as MTRVAIVGGGIGGLAAALFLGRRGHRVALFERDGHRPGPDADREFFDWHRPGVPQAVQPHGLLAPVRTVLRAEVPDVYRAMLHMGARERNEFEWFDDRGPTRPGDEDLVTIQTRRIVLEAALHDAVHREPGVEVRLGEPVEGLLVDRRGDVPRVTGVQSASGTHDADLVLDAGGRRSPVPRWLSGAGCRDAVVENHRVQIAYFCRWYRLRPDGPRDAGRVKAGSTSAFAVGGVFPSDNGIFAASLTVSTADPTRAALRDPAVFERVARTFPAIAAWLALEPEPVSGVLAMGGLHNRWTTPADADGPVVTGLVGVGDSVAYTNPTMGQGVAMALEAAQWVARKAGAASNPAAFTGAYHRWLSQTLRLRFDAQVAADRANAAQLGDPARVSTDPPTAAARERAALAACAFDDPLVMRARAKVRHLQLTADQAYGTEEVRARLAHWLGQHPDFAPRFDGPDRAEWESAIGRTENAAEQAEDIDRALRAARPGR; from the coding sequence TTGACGCGGGTTGCGATTGTCGGTGGCGGGATCGGCGGCCTGGCCGCCGCGTTGTTCTTGGGGCGGCGGGGCCATCGGGTGGCCCTGTTCGAACGGGACGGTCACCGTCCGGGACCGGATGCCGACCGGGAATTCTTCGACTGGCACCGCCCCGGTGTGCCGCAGGCGGTCCAGCCGCACGGACTCCTGGCCCCGGTCCGGACCGTGCTTCGCGCCGAGGTTCCGGATGTGTACCGCGCGATGCTGCACATGGGCGCCCGGGAACGCAACGAATTCGAGTGGTTCGACGACCGCGGTCCCACCCGCCCCGGCGACGAGGACCTGGTGACGATCCAGACCCGGCGCATCGTACTGGAGGCCGCCCTGCACGATGCGGTGCACCGCGAGCCGGGCGTCGAGGTACGGCTCGGGGAGCCCGTCGAGGGGCTCCTCGTCGACCGGCGCGGTGACGTCCCGCGGGTCACGGGGGTACAGTCCGCCTCCGGGACGCACGATGCGGATCTGGTGCTCGATGCCGGGGGCCGCCGCTCGCCGGTGCCCCGCTGGCTGTCCGGGGCGGGCTGCCGGGACGCCGTCGTGGAGAACCACCGCGTCCAGATCGCGTACTTCTGCCGTTGGTACCGGCTGCGCCCCGACGGGCCGCGTGATGCCGGACGTGTCAAGGCGGGTTCGACCTCGGCGTTCGCGGTCGGCGGGGTATTCCCGTCGGACAACGGCATCTTCGCGGCCTCCTTGACGGTGTCCACCGCCGATCCGACTCGCGCGGCACTGCGGGACCCTGCGGTGTTCGAGCGGGTCGCCCGGACGTTTCCCGCCATCGCGGCCTGGCTGGCGCTGGAGCCCGAGCCGGTCTCCGGAGTGCTCGCGATGGGGGGCCTGCACAATCGCTGGACCACACCGGCCGACGCCGACGGGCCCGTGGTCACCGGCCTCGTCGGCGTCGGGGACTCGGTCGCGTACACCAATCCCACGATGGGACAGGGAGTGGCCATGGCCCTGGAGGCGGCGCAGTGGGTGGCCCGGAAAGCCGGTGCCGCCTCGAATCCGGCGGCGTTCACCGGCGCATACCACCGATGGCTGTCGCAGACCCTGCGCCTGCGATTCGACGCCCAGGTCGCCGCGGACCGGGCCAACGCGGCTCAACTCGGTGATCCCGCACGGGTGTCCACCGATCCACCCACCGCCGCCGCCCGCGAGCGGGCCGCCCTCGCCGCCTGCGCGTTCGACGACCCACTGGTCATGCGCGCACGCGCGAAGGTCCGCCACCTCCAGCTCACCGCCGATCAGGCGTACGGCACCGAAGAGGTACGCGCCCGGCTGGCCCACTGGCTCGGCCAACACCCGGACTTCGCACCCCGGTTCGACGGCCCCGACCGGGCGGAATGGGAGTCGGCCATAGGCCGGACGGAGAACGCCGCGGAACAGGCGGAGGACATCGACCGCGCCCTGCGCGCCGCCCGGCCCGGCCGCTGA
- a CDS encoding MFS transporter encodes MCVNARECTGNTGGRWRPGYVAAATVFAIGMAGTTLPTPLYGLYQEQQGFSELMVTVVFAVYAVAVITVLLVAGNYSDESGRRPVLLCALGLSAASAGCFLAEGGLPLLFAGRLLSGCAAGLLSGAATAAVIELAGPGHKARAGFAATAANMGGLGCGPLLSGILAQYTPWPLTLPFWVHLGLVTLACGITWLLPETVAEPKRRPRLRPQGLSVPSEVKGVFLPASLAAFAGFALLGLFTAVAPSFAERTLGVHNPAVSGAVVFSVFLASTVGQSLSQRIGARLALPVGCGILVAGLLLVASSLIAESLLLLVLGALCGGTGQGLAFRAALTLISGVAPARNRGGTISAFFVVAYGGISLPVVGVGALATWLGLRQAGLIFAGCVMLLAAGAGTYAARRLPRVPDLQPGPPPTASSRS; translated from the coding sequence ATGTGCGTGAACGCTCGCGAATGCACAGGGAACACCGGCGGCCGATGGCGGCCCGGGTACGTGGCCGCCGCAACGGTCTTCGCCATCGGGATGGCCGGCACCACCCTGCCCACCCCGTTGTACGGGCTCTACCAGGAACAGCAGGGATTCTCCGAGCTGATGGTGACGGTCGTCTTCGCCGTCTACGCCGTCGCCGTGATCACGGTGCTGCTGGTGGCGGGGAACTACTCCGACGAGAGCGGCCGCAGACCTGTGCTGTTGTGCGCACTGGGCCTGTCGGCGGCGAGCGCGGGGTGCTTCCTGGCGGAAGGGGGTCTGCCGCTGCTCTTCGCGGGGCGGCTGCTGTCCGGCTGCGCGGCCGGTCTGCTGAGCGGAGCGGCGACGGCGGCCGTGATCGAACTGGCGGGCCCCGGGCACAAGGCACGTGCGGGGTTCGCCGCCACCGCGGCGAACATGGGCGGTCTGGGCTGCGGGCCCCTGCTCTCCGGAATCCTCGCGCAGTACACGCCCTGGCCGCTGACGCTTCCGTTCTGGGTCCATCTGGGCCTGGTGACCCTGGCCTGCGGGATCACCTGGCTCCTGCCGGAGACCGTCGCCGAGCCGAAGCGCCGGCCGCGCCTGAGGCCACAGGGGCTGTCCGTCCCCTCCGAGGTGAAGGGGGTCTTCCTGCCCGCCTCGCTGGCGGCCTTCGCCGGCTTCGCGCTTCTGGGACTGTTCACGGCGGTCGCACCGAGCTTCGCCGAGCGGACGCTCGGTGTGCACAATCCGGCGGTCTCGGGCGCCGTGGTCTTCTCCGTGTTCCTCGCTTCGACGGTCGGACAGTCCCTGTCCCAGCGGATCGGCGCACGACTCGCACTCCCGGTCGGCTGCGGCATCCTCGTCGCCGGACTCCTGCTGGTGGCGTCCTCGCTGATCGCCGAATCCCTGCTCCTGCTCGTCCTGGGCGCCCTGTGCGGCGGCACCGGCCAGGGGCTGGCCTTCCGTGCCGCGCTCACCCTGATCAGCGGCGTGGCCCCGGCACGCAATCGCGGCGGCACCATTTCGGCGTTCTTCGTCGTCGCCTACGGCGGGATCTCGCTGCCGGTGGTCGGCGTCGGCGCCCTGGCGACCTGGCTCGGGCTGCGCCAGGCCGGGCTGATCTTCGCGGGCTGCGTGATGCTGCTGGCGGCGGGCGCCGGCACGTACGCGGCGCGCAGGCTGCCCCGGGTGCCGGATCTGCAACCGGGACCACCGCCCACGGCGTCCTCCCGGTCCTGA
- a CDS encoding protein kinase domain-containing protein: protein MPGRALPVETVVLLIAGMAEALHVIHGAGIVHRDLKPSSVLLAADGPRVIDFGIAHAADATSLTSSGVTIGPPRSWRRSRLPGAR from the coding sequence TTGCCCGGCCGGGCACTGCCCGTCGAGACGGTGGTGCTGCTGATCGCGGGCATGGCCGAGGCATTGCACGTCATCCACGGCGCGGGCATCGTCCACCGCGACCTCAAGCCGTCCAGCGTGCTGCTCGCCGCCGACGGCCCCCGCGTCATCGACTTCGGCATCGCCCACGCCGCCGACGCGACCTCGCTCACCAGCAGCGGCGTCACCATCGGCCCCCCTCGTTCATGGCGCCGGAGCAGGCTGCCGGGCGCAAGGTGA
- a CDS encoding NmrA/HSCARG family protein — MPTAVLGATGGQGGAVVAALLEAGRAVRAVVRDPGSGRARALAAAGAEVVPGDLFDAASLAEAFRGAKAAFAVTTPFQDGLDAEVAQGAAIVRAARDAELPHLVLASVASADQDTGVPHFETKARTEELLAHSGLPATVVAPTYFYDNALGSRDEVAAGLLTMPIPGDTPLQQVARQDLGRVVAAVVADPDRWTGQRIEVAGDDPTPVRMAEEIGRAAGGTVAFRQSSLEELRTVNPDMFAMYSFFANGGYRVDMAALRTQFPAVPWTSYATWADAQDWPEPRG; from the coding sequence ATGCCTACAGCAGTACTCGGTGCGACCGGTGGTCAGGGGGGCGCGGTGGTCGCCGCCCTGCTGGAGGCGGGGCGTGCCGTACGGGCCGTCGTGCGTGATCCCGGGAGTGGGCGGGCCCGTGCGCTGGCGGCGGCCGGAGCGGAGGTCGTGCCGGGCGATCTGTTCGACGCGGCCTCGCTCGCCGAGGCGTTCCGGGGGGCGAAGGCCGCGTTCGCCGTCACCACCCCGTTCCAGGACGGCCTGGATGCCGAGGTCGCCCAGGGCGCGGCCATCGTGCGGGCGGCCAGGGACGCCGAGCTGCCCCATCTGGTGCTGGCCTCCGTCGCCAGTGCGGACCAGGACACCGGTGTCCCGCACTTCGAGACCAAGGCCAGGACCGAGGAACTGCTGGCCCACTCGGGGCTGCCGGCGACGGTGGTGGCGCCGACCTATTTCTATGACAACGCCCTGGGCTCCCGGGACGAGGTGGCCGCCGGTCTCCTCACCATGCCGATTCCCGGTGACACTCCCCTCCAGCAGGTTGCACGGCAGGATCTGGGACGGGTCGTGGCCGCGGTCGTCGCCGATCCGGACCGCTGGACCGGGCAGCGGATCGAGGTCGCCGGCGACGATCCCACGCCGGTCCGGATGGCCGAGGAGATCGGGCGGGCCGCGGGTGGCACGGTCGCGTTCCGCCAGTCGTCGCTGGAGGAACTGCGCACCGTGAACCCCGACATGTTTGCGATGTACAGCTTCTTTGCGAACGGCGGTTACCGGGTGGACATGGCGGCGCTGCGGACACAGTTCCCCGCCGTCCCCTGGACCTCCTACGCCACGTGGGCGGACGCCCAGGACTGGCCCGAGCCCCGGGGGTGA
- a CDS encoding cytochrome P450 — MSCPADAHIRPGPPLPPLHRLDFDPPGPPRPVELPDGTPAWLVSRYADVRMVLTDPRFGRAELHPPDSPSRSGESGLVSSIDLIFNQDGEDHLRLRRTMRRAFTPRAVARWRPWIAEIVEQRLDELADSARPADLVAGFTLPLPVAVISRVMGLDSEAQESLRHWSQYAFSDGSHPDEETASVLAEFAAFGAGLLAGRRKQPGDDLPSVLVQAADEEGGIPESQLVHLVCGLIVGGHDSTMTMLSNSLLYLLGERPEVWPRLGSDEKAAGTLADRLLHLIPLGDDRGTARHAATDTEVGGVTIPAGAVVLADCGAANRDPEVFPPRPLDDLFAPLAAPTLAFGAGAHYCLGAWLARLELRLALHRLAARFPGLRLAQPLETVEWHLGTTSRSPQRIVATW; from the coding sequence GTGTCCTGCCCCGCCGACGCCCACATCCGCCCCGGCCCGCCCCTGCCCCCGCTGCACCGGCTGGACTTCGACCCACCCGGCCCACCCCGGCCCGTCGAGTTACCCGATGGGACCCCGGCCTGGCTGGTGAGCCGATACGCCGACGTGCGCATGGTGCTGACCGACCCCCGGTTCGGACGCGCCGAGCTCCACCCGCCGGACTCCCCGTCCCGGTCGGGTGAATCCGGTCTGGTGAGCAGCATCGACCTGATCTTCAACCAGGACGGCGAGGACCATCTGCGCCTGCGCCGCACCATGCGGCGCGCCTTCACGCCCAGGGCCGTCGCCCGCTGGCGTCCCTGGATCGCCGAGATCGTCGAACAGCGCCTGGACGAACTCGCGGACAGCGCACGCCCGGCGGACCTGGTGGCCGGCTTCACCCTCCCGCTCCCGGTCGCCGTGATCAGCAGGGTGATGGGCCTCGACAGCGAAGCCCAGGAGTCGCTGCGCCACTGGAGCCAGTACGCCTTCTCGGACGGTTCCCACCCCGACGAGGAAACGGCCTCCGTGCTGGCGGAGTTCGCAGCTTTCGGAGCCGGGCTGCTGGCCGGGCGGCGGAAGCAGCCGGGCGACGACCTGCCCAGCGTGCTGGTACAGGCGGCCGACGAGGAGGGCGGCATCCCGGAGAGTCAACTCGTCCACCTGGTATGCGGGCTGATCGTGGGCGGCCATGACAGCACGATGACGATGCTCAGCAATTCACTGCTCTATCTGCTCGGTGAGCGACCGGAGGTCTGGCCCCGGCTCGGATCGGACGAAAAGGCCGCCGGCACACTGGCGGACCGCCTGCTGCACCTGATTCCGCTCGGCGACGACCGGGGGACCGCACGCCACGCCGCGACCGACACGGAGGTCGGCGGCGTGACTATCCCGGCGGGAGCGGTGGTCCTCGCCGACTGCGGCGCGGCCAACCGCGACCCCGAGGTGTTCCCGCCCCGGCCGCTCGACGACCTGTTCGCGCCCCTGGCGGCGCCCACCCTGGCGTTCGGAGCGGGCGCGCACTACTGCCTGGGCGCCTGGCTGGCCAGGCTGGAACTCCGGCTCGCCCTGCACCGGCTCGCAGCGCGCTTCCCCGGCCTGCGCCTGGCCCAGCCCCTGGAAACCGTCGAATGGCACCTGGGCACCACCTCCCGCAGCCCACAGCGGATCGTTGCGACCTGGTAG
- a CDS encoding MDR family NADP-dependent oxidoreductase — protein MRARKWVVREHIEGIPDVERIYGEIEEEIDTELAPDEMLLRTRYVSVDPYLQGIALDTPLGAHMGADSIMEVLESGPLAAHRPGDLVQGFGGWRTHLVSNGAATPWQTGTFPMVFPAFRRLDPDWYDDVLPLPTALGVMGGPGMTAWGTLTKFMSIRPGDTVVISGASGSVGSLVGQLAKLAGARVVGTTSTPEKADYLDELGFDAVVVYRHGDNSEAVRDALLWAAPDGVDKYFDNLGGTVTDAVFSMLNIDSQVAVCWQWATQVGRDVTGPRLLPYIMFPRAHVRGIFSLEWFTEPNWRALHDELGGLVRRGKVRCRHTLHHGFENIPDAYRSLYRDSGANRGKVLVEL, from the coding sequence ATGAGGGCCAGGAAATGGGTGGTGCGCGAGCACATCGAGGGCATCCCCGACGTCGAGCGGATCTACGGCGAGATCGAGGAGGAGATCGACACCGAACTCGCCCCGGACGAGATGCTCCTGAGGACGCGCTACGTATCGGTGGACCCCTACCTCCAGGGCATCGCGCTGGACACCCCGCTCGGTGCGCACATGGGCGCCGACTCGATCATGGAAGTGCTGGAATCGGGTCCGCTCGCCGCCCACCGCCCCGGTGACCTGGTGCAGGGGTTCGGCGGCTGGCGCACCCATCTCGTCAGCAACGGCGCCGCCACCCCCTGGCAGACCGGCACGTTCCCGATGGTTTTCCCGGCCTTCCGCCGCCTGGACCCCGACTGGTACGACGACGTGCTGCCGCTGCCCACCGCGCTCGGCGTGATGGGCGGCCCCGGCATGACCGCCTGGGGCACCCTGACCAAGTTCATGTCGATCCGCCCGGGGGACACCGTCGTGATCAGCGGCGCCTCCGGTTCCGTCGGCTCGCTGGTCGGCCAGCTGGCCAAGCTCGCGGGGGCCAGGGTGGTGGGCACCACATCGACGCCGGAGAAGGCGGACTACCTCGACGAGCTGGGGTTCGACGCGGTCGTCGTCTACCGCCACGGGGACAACAGCGAGGCGGTACGGGACGCGCTGCTGTGGGCCGCGCCGGACGGCGTCGACAAGTATTTCGACAATCTGGGCGGGACCGTCACCGACGCCGTGTTCTCCATGCTCAACATCGACAGCCAGGTGGCCGTGTGCTGGCAGTGGGCCACCCAGGTGGGCCGCGACGTCACGGGACCGCGACTGCTGCCCTACATCATGTTCCCGCGCGCACACGTACGGGGGATCTTCTCGCTGGAATGGTTCACCGAACCGAACTGGCGCGCGCTCCACGACGAGCTCGGCGGCCTGGTCCGGCGGGGCAAGGTGCGCTGCCGACACACCCTCCACCACGGCTTCGAGAACATCCCGGACGCCTACCGGAGCCTCTACCGGGACAGCGGGGCCAACCGGGGCAAGGTACTCGTCGAACTCTGA
- a CDS encoding phytoene desaturase family protein — MPRSERESMIIIGAGLGGLSTGCYARMNGYRTHVLEMHELPGGCCTAWDRGDFRLDPCVSWLLGSGPGNEMHQIWLELGALQGKEIRHFDVFNVVRGRCGRAVYFYSDPDRLQAHLTELSPADSALIRNFCKQLRAFRKCLAVYPFLRPVGLMPTTERWRMLASFIPYFNVVRKSIGVLMTDFSARFKDPLLREAFNFILYEKHPAFPVLPFHFQLASHANLSAGVPEGGSLGLAESIEQRYRALGGEVTYNAKVEEVLVEDDRAVGVRLSDGRELRADIIVSACDGRTTMMDLLKGRYLNEEYRRLYTRTIREPGMVFPGYFTLFLGLRRDFPDADPCTTYLLDETEAAALTGIRHPSINVQFRNQHYPELSPPGTSVAYVTYFCDIAPWRALDEGPEQVTRRRGGQELHTLPVRHGRGYYTAKRRARETLVAFLERQHPGIADAIAVRDVSSPLTQVRYTGNYDGTVLGWQPFVESGETLEKLVKRHGPGLPGLRNFYQSGVWATTGGLIRAAAAGRHVMQFICRDDGRAFTASIDESGPSPTHRVIEVGPRPVPRPLTEGRPAPVGREVAG; from the coding sequence ATGCCGCGTTCCGAACGAGAGTCGATGATCATCATCGGCGCAGGGCTGGGCGGGCTGTCCACCGGGTGCTACGCCCGGATGAACGGCTACCGGACCCATGTCCTGGAGATGCATGAACTGCCCGGCGGCTGCTGCACGGCCTGGGACCGGGGCGACTTCAGACTGGACCCCTGCGTCAGCTGGCTCCTGGGCAGCGGTCCCGGCAACGAGATGCACCAGATCTGGCTGGAGCTCGGCGCGTTGCAGGGCAAGGAGATCCGGCACTTCGACGTGTTCAACGTCGTGCGCGGCCGCTGCGGCCGGGCCGTGTACTTCTACTCCGACCCCGACCGGCTCCAGGCCCACCTCACCGAGCTCTCGCCCGCCGACTCGGCCCTGATCAGGAACTTCTGCAAGCAACTGCGCGCCTTCCGCAAATGCCTGGCCGTCTACCCGTTCCTCAGACCGGTAGGACTGATGCCGACGACGGAACGCTGGCGCATGCTGGCCTCGTTCATCCCGTACTTCAACGTCGTGCGCAAATCCATCGGCGTGCTGATGACCGACTTCTCGGCGCGGTTCAAGGACCCCCTGCTGCGCGAGGCGTTCAACTTCATCCTGTACGAGAAGCATCCGGCGTTCCCCGTACTGCCGTTCCACTTCCAGCTCGCCTCACACGCCAACCTCTCCGCGGGCGTCCCCGAAGGAGGCTCGCTCGGGCTGGCCGAGTCGATCGAGCAGCGCTACCGCGCGCTCGGCGGCGAAGTGACCTACAACGCCAAGGTCGAGGAAGTACTGGTCGAGGACGACCGAGCGGTCGGGGTGCGGCTCAGCGACGGCCGTGAACTGCGCGCCGACATCATCGTCTCGGCCTGCGACGGACGCACCACCATGATGGACCTGCTGAAGGGCCGCTACCTCAACGAGGAGTACCGGCGCCTCTACACCCGCACCATCCGGGAACCCGGCATGGTGTTCCCCGGCTACTTCACGCTGTTCCTCGGCCTGCGCCGCGACTTCCCCGACGCCGACCCCTGCACCACCTACCTGCTCGACGAGACGGAAGCGGCCGCACTGACCGGCATCCGGCACCCCAGCATCAACGTCCAGTTCCGCAATCAGCACTACCCCGAGCTCTCCCCACCCGGGACGAGCGTCGCGTACGTCACCTACTTCTGCGACATCGCCCCCTGGCGCGCACTGGACGAAGGCCCGGAACAGGTGACCCGCCGCCGGGGCGGGCAGGAGCTGCACACGCTCCCGGTGCGCCACGGCCGCGGCTACTACACGGCCAAGCGCCGGGCCCGCGAGACACTAGTCGCGTTCCTGGAACGGCAGCACCCCGGCATCGCCGACGCGATCGCCGTCCGTGACGTGTCCAGCCCGCTCACCCAGGTCCGCTACACGGGCAACTACGACGGCACGGTCCTTGGCTGGCAGCCGTTCGTGGAGAGCGGCGAAACGCTGGAGAAGCTCGTGAAACGGCACGGCCCCGGCCTGCCGGGGCTGCGGAACTTCTACCAGTCCGGCGTATGGGCGACCACCGGCGGCCTGATCCGCGCGGCGGCGGCAGGCCGGCACGTCATGCAGTTCATCTGCCGCGACGACGGCCGCGCGTTCACCGCGTCCATCGACGAAAGCGGTCCGTCACCGACCCACCGGGTCATCGAGGTGGGGCCCCGGCCGGTGCCGCGGCCCCTCACGGAGGGCCGACCGGCCCCCGTCGGGAGAGAGGTAGCGGGATGA